A genomic region of Rhipicephalus sanguineus isolate Rsan-2018 chromosome 1, BIME_Rsan_1.4, whole genome shotgun sequence contains the following coding sequences:
- the LOC119384099 gene encoding tetraspanin-33, which translates to MSIQLLLKGILFFMNFVYWFFGGTTMLMGVYLFMVKVRILHRYLDLAFDPAVFLVVVGCLVFVIAGLGFVGVLRENTCFLRAYGLCLSCILSAAFVAVLTVVWPTLSPSDSSRLESVLRRAVVIYRDDPDMEDLVNTLQSSLRCCGITHRGYLDWQHNAYFNCSQSNPSRERCGVPYSCCRDRGHLPSVMCGYGVMDTSRRSFASVERSVYTQGCLQALADLVRENLSLVSAVSAVAVGSLAVGVAGAWFLVESIDEVRRAVTLQSRAVTQSMACIEQV; encoded by the coding sequence ATGTCCATACAGCTGCTGCTTAAGGGGATACTCTTTTTTATGAACTTCGTCTACTGGTTCTTCGGAGGCACAACTATGCTCATGGGCGTCTACCTGTTCATGGTGAAGGTGCGCATCCTGCACCGCTACCTCGACCTAGCTTTTGACCCGGCGGTGTTCCTAGTCGTGGTCGGCTGCCTCGTCTTCGTCATAGCTGGACTCGGATTCGTCGGAGTGCTGCGCGAGAACACGTGTTTCCTCCGTGCTTATGGCTTGTGCCTGTCCTGCATCCTGTCTGCCGCCTTTGTGGCTGTGTTGACCGTCGTGTGGCCCACGCTGAGCCCGTCCGACAGCTCGCGCCTCGAGAGCGTCCTGAGGCGTGCCGTGGTCATCTACAGGGACGACCCAGACATGGAAGACCTCGTCAACACGCTCCAGTCGTCACTGCGCTGCTGCGGCATCACCCATCGGGGCTACCTGGACTGGCAGCACAACGCCTACTTCAACTGCTCCCAGTCGAACCCGAGTCGCGAGCGATGCGGCGTGCCCTATTCCTGCTGCAGAGACCGGGGCCATTTGCCGAGCGTGATGTGTGGCTACGGCGTCATGGACACGTCCCGCAGGTCGTTTGCCTCGGTTGAGCGCTCAGTGTACACGCAGGGTTGCTTGCAAGCGTTGGCGGACTTAGTGCGGGAAAACTTGTCTTTGGTAAGCGCAGTATCGGCGGTAGCTGTTGGGTCGCTAGCCGTGGGCGTAGCCGGTGCCTGGTTCCTCGTAGAATCCATTGATGAGGTTAGGCGGGCTGTCACGCTCCAAAGCAGGGCTGTTACTCAGTCGATGGCATGTATCGAACAGGTATAG